The Falco cherrug isolate bFalChe1 chromosome 15, bFalChe1.pri, whole genome shotgun sequence genome includes a region encoding these proteins:
- the EDA2R gene encoding tumor necrosis factor receptor superfamily member 27 isoform X1 produces the protein MDCQESEYLDEHRKCIPCRKCMPGQELSKDCADSGGGDVQCVACPPRKFKDSWGHHGCKPCLSCALINRIQKSNCTSTTNAVCGECLPGFYRKARISGQLDWECIPCTKQTPSSEPQCRSRTNLVKVAVPTVPPQDTALLALTSSALVIIVLVLLALSIIYCKRFWKSQCQRVFLRTQNFSGQRAMFPTMAQPSRFLCEEQMSGPCCLGVKNLSPCYRQAEGPVEAVQFISDGEAVGLQLPSLQLEMDLPLGVTVSAASKAQLGRGLLESQPLIRASGCGDCLAGVLLPSDPRQGQLGMAEALAPLSSCASEMQHKWPHAPVECTELDLQKFSSQAEFAGSERPEEAASQAAQRVPAESSGVGQQGAQCPPSTFANPTAESGEQPVDDAQSLVTQISSTAKGLLVAELPHSLVQSLAFLLDPSLNSVKNFSHVALELGVAPQLLGRIPGFEQLVAHFAYSGDAVTIPLLAQALQRLQRFDALLLLCDHFVLSQAQGHQC, from the exons ATGGACTGCCAAGAGAGCGAGTACCTGGATGAGCATAGGAAATGCATCCCCTGCAGAAAATGCATGCCCGGGCAGGAGCTTTCCAAG GACTGTGCCGACAGCGGCGGGGGGGATGTGCAGTGTGTTGCCTGCCCTCCCAGGAAGTTTAAGGACAGCTGGGGGCATCACGGCTGCAAGCCATGCCTGTCCTGCGCCCTCATCAACCGCATCCAGAAATCCAACTGCACATCAACGACCAACGCGGTCTGTGGGGAGTGCCTGCCGGG GTTTTACCGCAAGGCACGGATCAGTGGGCAGCTGGACTGGGAGTGCATCCCTTGCACCAAGCAGACACCCTCCTCCGAGCCCCAGT GTCGGTCCAGAACAAACCTGGTGAAGGTAGCTGTCCCCACCGTACCGCCGCAGGACACAGCCCTTCTTGCACTGACCAGCAGTGCCCTGGTCATCATCGTACTGGTGCTTCTGGCACTCTCCATCATCTACTGCAAACGGTTTTGGAAGAGCCAGTGCCAGCGAG TCTTCCTCAGGACTCAGAACTTCTCAGGCCAGCGAGCAATGTTCCCAACCATGGCACAACCCAGCAGATTCCTGTGTGAGGAGCAGATGTCTGGTCCCTGCTGCCTGGGTGTGAAGAACCTGAGCCCCTGCTACAGGCAGGCAGAAG GCCCCGTGGAAGCAGTGCAGTTCATCTCAGATGGGGAAGCCGTGGGGCTCCAGCTCCCCTCTCTCCAGCTGGAGATGGACTTGCCGTTGGGTGTCACGGTCAGCGCTGCCTCCAaagcccagctgggcaggggcctCCTGGAAAGCCAGCCCCTCATTCGGGCCTCAGGCTGTGGCGACTGCCTGGCTGGGGTTCTGCTGCCCTCCGACCCCAGGCAGGGCCAGCTGGGCATGGCGGAGGCCCTGGCCCCCCTCTCCTCCTGTGCCTCTGAGATGCAGCACAAGTGGCCACACGCCCCAGTGGAGTGCACCGAGCTGGACCTCCAGAAGTTCTCCAGCCAGGCAGAGTTTGCAGGCAGCGAGCGGCCGGAGGAGGCAGCaagccaggcagcacagagggTCCCGGCAGAGAGCAGTGGCGTGGGGCAGCAGGGGGCCCAGTGCCCACCCTCCACCTTTGCAAATCCCACCGCTGAAAGCGGGGAGCAGCCG GTGGATGATGCCCAGAGCCTCGTGACCCagatcagcagcacagcaaagg GTCTCCTGGTAGCAGAGCTGCCCCATTCTTTGGTGCAGTCACTTGCCTTCTTGTTGGACCCTTCCTTGAACAGCGTGAAGAACTTCAGCCACGTGGCGCTGGAGCTAGGGGTCGCACCCCAGTTGCTGGGGCGGATACCTGGATTTGAGCAGCTCGTCGCTCACTTTGCTTACTCGGGAGATGCAGTCACCATCCCACTCCTGGCCCAAGCTCTGCAGCGGCTCCAGCGGTTCgatgccctgctcctgctctgtgaCCACTTCGTGCTCAGCCAGGCTCAGGGCCACCAGTGCTAG